The Aequorivita sublithincola DSM 14238 genome window below encodes:
- a CDS encoding sensor histidine kinase has protein sequence MDEKEVIIIMAIAIPVTLVIIVIVLFSVFSRRKNRLLREQAETKKAYDRELAESQIEIREETLRNISWELHDNIGQLMTLAKIQAQMSLEKPEMMPEVCETIGSGIDELRALSKLINPEALKSLSLKEAVSLEIERFNRLKFIAAKLKVVGTIAPIEGNTQIILFRILQEFFSNTIKHSKAASLNVVLDYSEKHLTISAIDDGVGFSKDDDFMGIGLKNMKTRAKLINSTLRIESTKGEGTSLHLKYNMV, from the coding sequence ATGGATGAAAAAGAGGTCATAATAATAATGGCGATAGCCATTCCGGTAACGTTGGTTATTATTGTTATCGTTCTGTTCAGCGTTTTTTCCCGCAGGAAAAACCGGTTGCTTCGGGAACAAGCAGAGACCAAAAAAGCGTATGATCGGGAACTTGCAGAATCGCAAATAGAGATAAGAGAAGAAACCCTGAGAAACATAAGCTGGGAATTGCACGACAATATTGGTCAGCTAATGACCTTGGCAAAAATACAAGCCCAAATGTCATTAGAAAAACCAGAAATGATGCCAGAGGTTTGTGAAACTATTGGCTCAGGAATTGATGAGCTAAGGGCGCTTTCAAAATTGATAAATCCAGAAGCACTGAAAAGCCTTAGTTTAAAAGAAGCAGTGAGTCTGGAAATTGAACGGTTTAATAGATTGAAATTTATAGCGGCAAAATTAAAAGTTGTTGGAACTATAGCGCCAATAGAAGGAAATACCCAAATTATACTTTTTAGAATTTTGCAGGAGTTTTTTTCAAACACTATAAAGCATTCCAAAGCGGCATCTTTAAATGTTGTTCTTGATTATTCTGAAAAGCACCTAACCATATCAGCAATTGACGATGGAGTAGGGTTTTCAAAAGATGACGATTTTATGGGAATTGGTTTGAAAAATATGAAAACAAGAGCAAAACTTATCAATTCAACCTTAAGGATAGAGTCAACTAAAGGAGAAGGAACGTCGTTGCACTTAAAATATAACATGGTTTAA
- a CDS encoding ATP-dependent helicase: protein METYLEQLNDAQRAPVLQKDGAMIVIAGAGSGKTRVLTFRIAYLMSQGVDPFNILSLTFTNKAAREMKNRISKIVGSSEAKNLWMGTFHSIFAKILRFEADKLGYPSNFTIYDTQDSQSVIRAVIKEMHLDKDVYKYKQVYSRISSYKNSLITVKAYFSNSDLMEADAMAKMPRLGDIYKSYVDKCFKAGAMDFDDLLLKTNELLTRFPEVLAKYQNRFRYILVDEYQDTNHSQYLIVRALSDKFQNICVVGDDAQSIYAFRGANINNILNFQKDYDEVKVFRLEQNYRSTKNIVNAANNIIEKNKTRLEKVVWTANDEGAKILVNRTMTDGDEGRFVASSIFENKMNHQMKDGDFAILYRTNAQSRAMEDALRKKDIPYRIYGGLSFYQRKEIKDVLSYLRLVLNPKDEEALKRVINYPARGIGGTTIDKLIVAANHYNRSIFEVMKNIDKIDLKINSGTKTKLQDFVTMIESFQVLNQNYDAFTITEHVSKKTGLLQELKKDGTPEGIARIENIEELLNGMRDFVEEQKEIADATGSLSEFMEDVALATDADSDKGDSDRVALMTVHLAKGLEFPYVYIVGMEEDLFPSGMSMNTRSELEEERRLFYVAVTRAEKQAYLTYTQSRYRWGKLIDAEPSRFIEEIDESFLEYLTPITENRYKPLLDADIFDDVDHSKLRLKKPVSSKAPMGPTEDQLRKLRRLKPVTSDTDKNFNAEDANLNVGTIVEHVRFGKGKIKSIEGLGADTKAEIDFENGGLKKLLLRFAKLKVVNS from the coding sequence TTGGAAACATATTTAGAACAACTTAACGATGCTCAGCGTGCACCAGTGCTGCAAAAAGATGGCGCGATGATAGTTATAGCTGGAGCTGGTTCGGGCAAGACACGCGTGCTTACATTTCGTATTGCATACTTAATGTCGCAAGGTGTTGACCCATTTAATATTTTGTCGCTGACCTTTACCAACAAGGCGGCACGTGAAATGAAAAACCGTATTTCAAAGATTGTAGGTTCTAGTGAAGCCAAAAATCTTTGGATGGGAACTTTCCACAGTATTTTTGCGAAAATCCTTCGGTTTGAAGCTGATAAGTTGGGCTATCCTTCAAATTTTACAATTTATGATACTCAAGATTCCCAAAGTGTGATACGTGCAGTCATCAAGGAAATGCACTTAGACAAAGATGTATATAAATACAAGCAGGTTTATTCGCGGATTTCTTCCTATAAAAATAGCTTGATTACCGTAAAGGCATATTTCAGCAATTCAGATTTAATGGAAGCCGATGCAATGGCAAAAATGCCACGTTTGGGCGATATTTATAAATCTTACGTTGACAAATGCTTCAAAGCTGGGGCTATGGATTTTGATGATTTACTTTTGAAAACCAACGAACTTTTAACTCGTTTTCCAGAAGTCTTAGCAAAATATCAAAACCGTTTCCGCTACATTTTGGTGGACGAGTACCAAGATACAAATCACAGTCAGTATTTGATAGTAAGAGCACTTTCAGATAAGTTTCAAAATATATGTGTTGTAGGCGATGATGCGCAGAGTATCTATGCTTTCCGAGGCGCGAACATCAACAATATCCTGAATTTTCAGAAGGATTATGATGAAGTAAAAGTATTTCGATTGGAACAGAATTACCGTTCCACAAAAAACATCGTAAATGCCGCAAACAATATTATTGAAAAGAATAAAACCAGACTCGAAAAAGTAGTTTGGACGGCGAATGACGAAGGCGCTAAAATTCTCGTAAACCGAACAATGACTGATGGTGACGAAGGTCGTTTTGTTGCGAGTTCCATTTTTGAAAACAAAATGAACCATCAAATGAAAGATGGTGATTTTGCAATTTTATATAGAACAAACGCCCAAAGTCGTGCAATGGAAGATGCCCTTCGGAAGAAAGACATTCCATACAGAATTTACGGCGGACTCAGTTTTTATCAACGAAAGGAAATAAAGGATGTCCTGTCTTATTTACGATTGGTTTTAAACCCGAAAGACGAAGAAGCCCTTAAACGCGTAATCAATTATCCCGCACGTGGAATTGGAGGAACTACAATTGATAAATTGATTGTTGCTGCAAATCATTACAATCGTTCAATTTTTGAAGTGATGAAAAACATAGATAAAATTGATTTGAAGATAAATTCTGGAACCAAAACCAAGTTACAGGATTTCGTGACGATGATTGAAAGTTTTCAGGTTTTGAATCAAAATTATGATGCTTTTACAATTACTGAGCACGTTTCCAAAAAAACTGGTTTACTTCAAGAACTGAAGAAAGACGGCACGCCAGAAGGAATCGCTCGCATTGAAAATATTGAGGAATTATTAAACGGAATGCGCGATTTTGTTGAAGAACAAAAAGAAATCGCCGATGCCACAGGCTCGCTTTCAGAATTTATGGAAGATGTTGCCCTCGCCACAGATGCAGACAGTGATAAAGGCGATAGCGACCGTGTAGCACTGATGACCGTCCATTTGGCGAAAGGTTTGGAATTTCCGTACGTTTATATCGTTGGGATGGAAGAAGATCTTTTCCCAAGCGGGATGAGTATGAATACCCGCAGCGAACTTGAAGAAGAACGAAGACTTTTCTACGTTGCCGTAACTCGTGCCGAAAAGCAAGCCTATTTAACTTACACCCAATCCCGCTATCGTTGGGGAAAATTGATAGATGCCGAACCCAGCCGTTTTATTGAAGAAATTGATGAGAGTTTTTTGGAGTATTTAACGCCAATCACTGAAAATCGTTACAAACCATTACTTGATGCGGACATTTTTGACGATGTGGACCACAGCAAACTCAGATTGAAAAAACCAGTTTCAAGCAAAGCGCCGATGGGACCGACGGAAGATCAGCTTCGGAAACTGCGAAGATTAAAACCCGTAACTAGTGACACCGACAAAAATTTCAATGCCGAAGATGCAAATCTAAATGTTGGAACAATAGTGGAACACGTTCGTTTCGGAAAAGGAAAAATTAAAAGTATAGAAGGCCTAGGCGCAGACACAAAAGCTGAAATAGATTTCGAAAATGGTGGTTTAAAGAAATTACTGCTTCGTTTCGCGAAGCTAAAGGTTGTTAATTCGTGA
- a CDS encoding FMN-binding glutamate synthase family protein, which translates to MDGIINFISAIPWWAWILIFLLLVAIRDIFFNKHHAVSHNFPIVGHIRYMLESIGPEIRQYIVANNREELPFNRIERGWIYASAKNENNYEGFGTDRDIYEPNYIFINNAMLPFKVEKDNPNYKNPYFLPCAKLMGDFHKRRRPYRPTSVINVSAMSFGSLSARAVESLNKGCGLAYCYHNTGEGGLSPYHKTGADVVFHFGTGYFGVRDEHGNFSMEKIVQLVKDNPQVRAIEVKLSQGAKPGKGGVLPGAKITSEIAEIRHVPLGQDVLSPPNHSAFEGVKGMVEFVESIAEATGLPVGIKSAVGRLGEWEQLAKIMKETGKGPDFVTIDGGEGGTGASPPSFADHVSLPWLFGFAAVYKIFKKHDICDQIVFIGSGKLGFPAKAAMAFSMGADLVNVAREAMMSIGCIQAQLCHTNRCPSGVATQSKWLQRGIDIQDKSVRAHFYFKNFRKELLEMTHACGYEHPCQFTMDDVDLTVGDKNLIKTLAESFMYHKHEVPFESMKALLHCEHLGGNFHEKEAKKEVKAMKKENKVRY; encoded by the coding sequence ATGGATGGAATTATAAACTTTATTTCAGCAATCCCTTGGTGGGCCTGGATCCTCATTTTTCTATTACTTGTTGCCATTCGCGACATCTTTTTCAACAAGCATCACGCCGTTAGCCATAACTTTCCTATTGTTGGTCACATTCGGTATATGTTGGAAAGTATTGGGCCAGAAATAAGGCAATATATTGTAGCCAACAACCGTGAAGAGCTTCCTTTTAATCGAATTGAGCGAGGTTGGATATATGCATCCGCTAAGAACGAAAACAATTATGAAGGTTTTGGAACAGACCGCGATATTTATGAACCTAACTATATTTTCATAAATAATGCGATGCTTCCTTTTAAAGTAGAAAAGGATAATCCAAATTATAAAAATCCTTATTTCTTGCCTTGTGCAAAATTGATGGGCGATTTTCACAAACGTCGTCGTCCGTATCGTCCCACTTCCGTTATAAATGTCTCGGCAATGAGTTTCGGGTCGCTTTCTGCAAGAGCTGTGGAATCTTTGAACAAAGGTTGCGGGCTTGCTTATTGCTACCATAATACAGGTGAGGGCGGGCTTTCACCCTATCATAAAACTGGTGCTGATGTTGTTTTTCACTTTGGAACTGGATATTTCGGAGTTCGCGATGAACACGGAAATTTTTCAATGGAGAAAATCGTGCAGCTTGTTAAAGACAATCCACAAGTACGCGCAATTGAAGTGAAGCTTTCGCAAGGTGCTAAACCAGGAAAAGGAGGAGTTCTTCCAGGAGCTAAAATTACATCTGAAATTGCTGAAATTCGCCACGTACCTTTGGGCCAAGATGTGCTTTCACCACCAAACCATTCTGCTTTTGAAGGCGTTAAAGGTATGGTTGAATTTGTAGAAAGTATTGCTGAAGCAACTGGACTTCCTGTTGGAATTAAATCTGCTGTTGGTCGTTTGGGTGAATGGGAACAGTTGGCCAAAATAATGAAGGAAACCGGTAAAGGTCCTGACTTTGTTACTATAGATGGTGGTGAAGGTGGAACTGGAGCATCCCCTCCAAGTTTTGCAGACCACGTTTCATTGCCTTGGCTTTTCGGTTTTGCAGCGGTTTATAAAATCTTTAAAAAACACGACATCTGCGATCAAATTGTTTTTATTGGTAGTGGAAAATTAGGTTTTCCTGCAAAAGCTGCAATGGCATTTTCTATGGGCGCAGATTTGGTGAATGTTGCGCGCGAAGCAATGATGAGCATTGGTTGTATACAAGCACAATTATGTCATACCAACCGTTGCCCTAGTGGTGTTGCAACACAAAGTAAATGGCTCCAAAGAGGAATAGATATTCAGGATAAATCTGTTAGAGCACATTTTTACTTTAAAAACTTTAGAAAAGAATTGTTAGAAATGACACACGCATGTGGTTATGAACATCCATGCCAGTTTACGATGGACGATGTAGATTTAACGGTGGGCGATAAAAACCTAATCAAAACCTTGGCGGAATCTTTTATGTATCATAAACACGAAGTTCCTTTTGAAAGCATGAAAGCATTATTGCACTGTGAGCATTTAGGTGGAAACTTTCACGAGAAAGAGGCTAAAAAGGAAGTTAAAGCAATGAAGAAGGAGAATAAGGTGAGGTATTAA
- a CDS encoding T9SS type A sorting domain-containing protein gives MKTIRHTIVMFCLLMIGLSYGQNEICTNFESGSFDGWQNRYSTSSINSPALDGTNYLRVRDGSGGSWVYNSTSYPKDWKRFIDHCLCFDYKVFNDGIASSSANINPKIVLYDGASPQASTVYAVFVATNTVTENDDWVHVCAPILPSDGVTLPGNGDGQWTNVTPAQWNALLSNVGGVAFAIDIAGSSAQTEIIGVDNICIQDCNNVEPPSNEGSYCCDGENLVVNGNFEFGNSGFNSSYSNNPAVYPGQYDVTNSASAFGATVTDHSFCADPIAYATNDDFMIVNGKTQQSGNAVIWQQTISGLERGARYKFCANFKNMPQCTFDILPRINMIVSGSGATGFSAVSVNPADPCDWDSREYNFTASSSSVSLRIVLDQTGNGDGNDLAIDDIAVTKLIDPNLSITVQHQGNPQEITGSINTISPSDDSLHGSDCEYYWFVSEVTSYPPIVVSGPAFASGNASGNSLGASPWNLTTTFPDYNFNQNTMYIVGMYTPECGCYDEGFTYQLTYNNRPMGDDMTEEQKQLIIYWILNGYKGPANTSQDVGSNNLLIYPNPVENSFNVSLIGDSLKSVEILSLTGQSILSKKFKDGKTEETLDISSFAAGIYLVKAYGLDNKQFTAKLVKK, from the coding sequence ATGAAAACAATTAGACACACAATTGTAATGTTTTGCTTACTTATGATAGGTCTATCTTATGGGCAAAATGAAATCTGCACTAACTTTGAAAGTGGTTCATTTGATGGATGGCAAAACAGATATTCGACCTCATCAATCAATAGCCCAGCTCTTGACGGCACCAATTATCTCAGGGTAAGAGATGGATCTGGAGGTTCATGGGTTTATAATAGTACTTCCTATCCCAAAGATTGGAAACGGTTTATAGACCATTGCCTGTGCTTTGATTACAAGGTATTTAATGATGGTATTGCGAGTTCTTCAGCTAACATCAATCCAAAAATAGTTTTGTATGACGGTGCTTCCCCGCAAGCTTCAACTGTTTATGCAGTATTTGTGGCTACTAACACGGTTACGGAAAATGACGATTGGGTGCATGTTTGCGCACCTATTTTGCCAAGTGACGGCGTAACTTTGCCAGGAAATGGTGATGGTCAATGGACCAATGTTACGCCTGCTCAGTGGAATGCTTTACTCTCGAATGTAGGCGGAGTTGCATTTGCTATAGATATTGCAGGATCAAGTGCCCAAACTGAAATTATTGGAGTAGATAATATCTGTATTCAAGATTGTAACAATGTAGAACCGCCAAGTAATGAAGGTTCATACTGCTGCGATGGGGAAAACCTTGTGGTAAACGGTAACTTTGAGTTTGGTAATAGCGGCTTTAATAGTAGTTATTCTAACAATCCAGCGGTATATCCTGGCCAATATGATGTTACAAATTCTGCAAGTGCCTTTGGAGCTACTGTAACAGATCATTCTTTCTGTGCAGATCCAATAGCCTACGCAACAAATGATGATTTTATGATTGTAAATGGAAAAACCCAACAATCTGGAAATGCTGTAATTTGGCAGCAAACAATCTCTGGTCTTGAAAGAGGCGCTAGATATAAATTTTGTGCAAACTTCAAAAACATGCCTCAATGTACTTTTGATATTCTTCCGAGAATTAACATGATAGTATCTGGCTCTGGCGCTACCGGCTTTAGTGCTGTATCTGTAAATCCAGCAGATCCATGTGATTGGGATAGTAGAGAGTATAACTTTACGGCTTCCAGCAGTTCAGTATCTTTGAGAATTGTACTTGATCAAACTGGAAACGGAGATGGTAATGATTTAGCAATAGATGATATTGCGGTAACTAAATTGATTGATCCAAATCTTAGTATCACCGTGCAGCACCAAGGTAATCCACAAGAGATAACAGGTTCTATTAATACAATAAGTCCTTCGGATGATTCTTTACACGGATCAGATTGTGAATACTATTGGTTTGTTTCTGAAGTAACAAGCTATCCTCCAATTGTAGTATCAGGACCAGCTTTCGCTTCTGGAAATGCCTCTGGGAATAGCCTTGGTGCCTCTCCGTGGAATTTAACAACTACTTTCCCTGATTATAATTTCAACCAAAATACAATGTATATTGTTGGAATGTACACACCAGAATGTGGCTGTTATGATGAAGGTTTTACTTATCAATTAACCTACAACAATCGTCCAATGGGAGACGATATGACCGAAGAGCAAAAACAGTTAATTATATATTGGATTCTCAATGGTTACAAAGGGCCTGCCAATACCAGTCAAGATGTAGGTTCAAATAATCTATTAATTTACCCTAACCCAGTTGAAAATAGTTTTAATGTTTCATTGATAGGTGATAGCCTGAAAAGTGTAGAGATTTTATCACTAACTGGTCAATCTATCCTGTCCAAAAAATTTAAGGATGGAAAAACTGAAGAAACTTTGGACATCTCTTCGTTTGCAGCGGGTATTTATCTCGTAAAAGCTTACGGATTAGATAATAAACAGTTTACTGCCAAGTTGGTTAAAAAGTAG
- a CDS encoding alpha/beta hydrolase — protein MKKILVIVLFFGIQFSFVSCSKDSDSINEQILMAETFMNVSYGSNAQQKYDLYLPADRSTEKTKVIVLVHGGGWVEGDKAEMEFFIPYIKLRHPNHAIVNINYVLADANTPAFPNQFLNLDAVINKLTTEKNELNILPQFGLIGVSAGAHISLMYDYAYDPDDQVKMVGDIVGPSDFTDPFYSENPAFPAYMAALVDESAYPTGTDYATVLSPAFRVSNASSPTLLFYGNADPLVPLSNATTLNSKLNNAGIDHNFTVYNGGHGDWAPNDIEDVKAQLSAFVDTYLGVN, from the coding sequence ATGAAAAAAATCCTCGTAATTGTTCTTTTCTTCGGAATTCAATTTTCTTTCGTTTCCTGTTCAAAAGACAGCGATTCTATCAATGAACAAATTTTAATGGCTGAAACATTTATGAATGTTTCCTACGGAAGTAATGCGCAACAAAAATACGATCTTTATTTACCCGCAGATCGATCCACTGAAAAAACGAAGGTTATCGTCTTGGTTCACGGTGGTGGTTGGGTTGAAGGCGACAAAGCGGAAATGGAATTTTTTATTCCTTATATAAAACTGAGACACCCGAACCACGCAATAGTTAACATCAACTATGTTTTAGCTGATGCAAATACCCCTGCATTCCCTAACCAATTTTTAAATTTGGATGCGGTAATAAACAAACTGACTACTGAAAAAAATGAATTAAACATTTTACCACAATTTGGACTAATTGGCGTGAGTGCTGGCGCACATATTTCTTTAATGTATGATTATGCCTATGATCCAGACGACCAAGTAAAAATGGTGGGTGATATTGTGGGACCTTCAGATTTTACGGATCCATTTTATAGTGAAAATCCTGCGTTTCCAGCTTATATGGCGGCTTTGGTTGATGAGAGTGCTTACCCTACTGGAACAGATTATGCAACTGTTTTGAGCCCTGCATTTCGAGTTTCAAATGCTAGCAGTCCTACCCTACTTTTCTACGGAAATGCGGATCCATTGGTGCCGCTTTCCAATGCAACTACGCTAAACTCAAAGTTAAACAATGCGGGAATAGACCATAATTTCACGGTTTACAATGGTGGTCACGGAGATTGGGCTCCAAATGATATTGAAGATGTAAAAGCGCAATTGAGTGCTTTTGTTGATACTTATTTGGGAGTGAACTGA
- a CDS encoding response regulator transcription factor, protein MKYTVVVVDDHFLLSQAIGGLVQDFENFEVLYLCKNGQDLLDRLKEPKNIPDLVLMDIKMPILNGIETTEKLRTQYPKIKVLALSIEEDEYTILKMLRAGAKGYLMKDTKKEILKEALQKVMESGHYYTSTVSQILMESLEKNIQTEIKDKELEFIKLACTDMSYKEIAEAMICSYKTVEGYRDSLYKKLGLKNRIGLMLFAIRNNLFTT, encoded by the coding sequence ATGAAATATACAGTAGTAGTAGTTGACGATCATTTTTTACTCTCTCAGGCCATAGGGGGTTTGGTTCAGGATTTTGAAAACTTTGAAGTGCTTTATCTATGTAAAAATGGACAGGATCTTCTAGATAGATTGAAAGAGCCAAAAAACATCCCAGATTTGGTACTTATGGATATTAAAATGCCCATTTTGAACGGAATAGAAACCACAGAAAAACTTAGAACGCAATATCCAAAGATAAAGGTACTCGCGCTTTCAATTGAAGAAGATGAATACACAATACTAAAAATGCTTCGCGCTGGTGCCAAAGGTTATTTAATGAAGGATACCAAAAAAGAAATCCTTAAAGAAGCATTGCAAAAAGTAATGGAAAGTGGTCATTACTATACAAGCACCGTTTCGCAAATACTTATGGAGTCTTTGGAAAAAAACATTCAAACCGAAATAAAAGATAAAGAATTGGAATTCATAAAACTAGCTTGTACAGATATGAGCTATAAAGAAATTGCCGAAGCCATGATCTGTAGTTACAAAACCGTAGAAGGTTACAGGGATTCCCTCTATAAAAAACTCGGGCTAAAAAACAGAATTGGTCTTATGCTTTTTGCGATTCGAAATAATCTATTTACTACTTAA
- a CDS encoding nuclear transport factor 2 family protein: protein MIEKEEINIIENFYEAFADLDAERMLEWYHDDVTFEDPAFGVLKGEEAKNMWRMLCETQQGKDFKVITSKIEYTPEAGKARWEAYYTFSKTGRKIHNVINATFKFKDGKIINHIDKFSLYKWSKQAIGFKGFLVGWTAFFRKKMNSQTRFLLSEFHKKQIPKN from the coding sequence ATCATCGAAAAAGAAGAAATTAATATCATCGAAAATTTCTACGAAGCCTTTGCAGACTTGGATGCAGAGCGAATGTTAGAATGGTACCACGACGATGTTACTTTTGAAGATCCCGCTTTCGGAGTTTTAAAAGGTGAAGAAGCTAAAAACATGTGGCGCATGCTTTGCGAAACCCAGCAAGGAAAGGATTTTAAAGTTATTACTTCAAAAATAGAATATACTCCCGAAGCCGGAAAAGCGCGTTGGGAAGCTTACTACACTTTTTCCAAAACAGGTAGAAAGATTCATAACGTGATTAATGCTACTTTCAAATTTAAAGATGGAAAAATCATTAACCATATTGATAAATTCAGCCTTTACAAATGGTCTAAACAAGCAATAGGATTCAAAGGATTTTTGGTGGGTTGGACAGCATTCTTCAGAAAAAAGATGAATTCTCAAACAAGATTTTTACTTTCTGAATTTCACAAAAAACAAATTCCTAAAAATTAA
- a CDS encoding L-threonylcarbamoyladenylate synthase, with amino-acid sequence MAEFIKIYEENPNPKEIKRVVKILRDGGVIIYPSDTVYALGCDIKSNRAMERVAQLRGVKLEKANFSFVCEDLSNLSDYVKQIDTPTFKLLKRNLPGPYTFILPGNNNLPSVFKKKKEVGIRVPDNSITRAIVQELGNPIISTSIKDEDEVIEYTTDPELILEKWDNLVDLVIDGGYGGNIPSTVIDLTGDEPIVVREGKGSLEL; translated from the coding sequence ATGGCTGAATTCATAAAAATTTACGAAGAAAACCCGAATCCGAAAGAAATTAAACGTGTAGTAAAAATCCTTCGCGATGGCGGCGTCATAATTTATCCAAGCGATACCGTTTATGCCTTGGGTTGCGATATAAAAAGTAATCGAGCAATGGAACGGGTTGCGCAACTTCGGGGCGTAAAACTTGAAAAGGCTAATTTCTCTTTTGTTTGTGAAGATTTAAGCAATTTAAGCGATTATGTAAAGCAAATTGATACACCTACTTTTAAATTATTAAAACGAAATTTGCCAGGACCTTATACCTTTATCCTTCCAGGAAACAACAATCTTCCCTCCGTATTTAAGAAAAAAAAGGAAGTGGGAATTCGGGTTCCAGATAACTCCATAACACGTGCCATTGTTCAGGAATTGGGCAATCCCATTATTTCAACTTCTATAAAAGATGAAGATGAAGTGATAGAGTACACCACAGATCCAGAACTTATTTTGGAGAAATGGGACAACTTAGTGGATCTTGTAATTGACGGTGGTTATGGTGGAAATATACCTTCAACGGTAATTGATCTTACTGGTGATGAACCAATTGTAGTAAGAGAAGGGAAGGGGAGCTTGGAGCTTTAA